In Lewinellaceae bacterium, a single window of DNA contains:
- the moaC gene encoding cyclic pyranopterin monophosphate synthase MoaC — translation MSQKFTHLDSAGNPAMVDVGGKPATQRTARARAIVVLGDEIMDELENEEIQTKKGPVFQTAILAGIMASKKTGELIPLCHPLGLDNCRVDIQVNEEREVVIDCTARVTAKTGVEMEALTGAAVAALTVYDMCKAFSHDIVIKEVKLMEKTGGKRDFRREERTT, via the coding sequence ATGAGCCAGAAATTCACCCATCTCGACAGCGCCGGCAACCCTGCCATGGTCGACGTTGGCGGCAAACCAGCCACGCAACGCACGGCGCGGGCCCGCGCCATCGTCGTACTCGGCGACGAGATCATGGACGAGTTGGAAAATGAGGAAATCCAAACCAAAAAAGGGCCGGTTTTTCAAACGGCCATCCTCGCCGGCATCATGGCTTCCAAAAAAACAGGAGAGCTCATCCCGCTCTGCCATCCGCTCGGCCTGGACAACTGCCGGGTGGACATTCAGGTCAATGAGGAACGGGAAGTGGTCATTGACTGCACCGCGAGGGTCACGGCCAAAACAGGGGTGGAAATGGAAGCCCTCACCGGCGCTGCGGTCGCCGCCCTTACCGTATATGATATGTGCAAAGCATTCTCCCACGACATCGTGATCAAGGAGGTGAAGCTCATGGAAAAAACCGGCGGGAAAAGGGATTTCAGGAGGGAGGAGCGAACTACCTAA
- the modB gene encoding molybdate ABC transporter permease subunit, with translation MGAAFWQTLWLTFKLAAATTALLIFIGIPIAYLLSQSRSRWKPFLEALISMPLVLPPTVLGFYLLLAFSPEGQLGAWLEQAFGLRLVFTFAGLVVGSIFYSLPFMVQPVQSGFENLPRNLAEASYTLGKSRLQTLLRVQLPNIKPSLLTGIVLAFAHTVGEFGVILMIGGNIPGQTRVASIAIYDEVEALNYGLANQYALVLVAFAFSILALVYSINRRLLRTG, from the coding sequence ATGGGGGCGGCGTTCTGGCAAACCCTCTGGCTGACCTTTAAACTGGCGGCGGCAACCACGGCGCTGCTCATCTTTATCGGCATCCCCATCGCCTATTTGCTTTCGCAGAGCCGCAGCCGATGGAAACCTTTTCTGGAAGCGCTGATCAGCATGCCGCTGGTCCTTCCCCCTACCGTGCTGGGCTTTTACCTGCTGCTGGCCTTCAGCCCGGAAGGGCAGCTCGGCGCCTGGCTGGAGCAGGCCTTCGGCCTAAGGCTCGTCTTTACCTTCGCCGGGCTGGTCGTCGGTTCTATATTCTACAGCCTTCCATTTATGGTGCAGCCCGTCCAATCCGGCTTTGAAAACCTGCCCCGCAACCTGGCGGAGGCCTCGTATACCCTGGGCAAATCCCGGCTGCAAACCTTGCTTCGGGTACAACTTCCCAACATAAAACCCTCTTTGCTTACCGGCATTGTGCTGGCCTTCGCCCATACCGTGGGCGAGTTCGGCGTCATCCTGATGATCGGCGGCAATATCCCCGGACAGACGCGGGTGGCCTCCATCGCCATCTACGACGAGGTGGAAGCCCTCAACTACGGCCTGGCCAACCAATATGCCCTGGTGCTGGTAGCTTTCGCTTTTTCCATCCTGGCGCTGGTGTATAGCATCAACCGGAGGTTGTTGAGGACGGGGTGA
- a CDS encoding proline--tRNA ligase yields MAKEITNRTENYSQWYQDIVKKADLADNSAVRGCMVIKPNGYAIWENMRDQLDRMFKETGHVNAYFPLFIPKSFLSKEAKHVEGFAKECAVVTHHRLMNDPNGEGVIVDPDSKLQEELIVRPTSETIIWDAYRGWIQSYRDLPLLINQWANVVRWEMRVRVFLRTAEFLWQEGHTAHATRQEAMEETLRILDIYAKFAEEYMAVPVIKGIKTENERFAGADETYCIEALMQDGKALQAGTSHFLGQNFAKAFDVKFVTDKNEEEFVWATSWGVSTRLIGGLIMAHSDDSGLVLPPKLASTQVVIVPIPKPSPEIGEVAGKIMKALKDKGISAKYDKDDQKRPGFKFADHEMKGIPVRLGIGNRDLEKGQVEVARRDTKEKSFVPLDGVADYVAHLLEDIQQNLFNRAKAFRDEHTTKVDSFDDFKSIVDTPRPELSESWGGGFISAHWDGTTETELKIKELTKATIRCIPLDAEEEPGQCVLTGKPSKQRVLFAKAY; encoded by the coding sequence ATGGCGAAGGAAATCACGAACAGGACGGAGAATTATTCTCAATGGTATCAGGATATTGTAAAAAAAGCCGACCTGGCGGACAATTCGGCCGTGCGCGGCTGCATGGTCATCAAGCCGAACGGTTATGCAATATGGGAAAACATGCGCGACCAGTTGGACCGCATGTTCAAGGAAACCGGCCACGTCAACGCCTATTTCCCCCTTTTCATCCCCAAGAGCTTCCTGAGCAAGGAAGCCAAGCACGTTGAAGGCTTCGCCAAGGAGTGCGCCGTGGTCACCCACCACCGCCTGATGAACGACCCCAACGGGGAGGGCGTCATCGTCGACCCGGATTCCAAATTGCAGGAAGAGCTCATCGTGCGGCCGACTTCCGAGACCATCATCTGGGACGCCTACCGCGGCTGGATTCAATCCTACCGCGACCTGCCCCTGCTGATCAACCAATGGGCCAACGTGGTGCGCTGGGAAATGCGCGTGCGCGTGTTCCTCCGCACCGCCGAATTCCTCTGGCAGGAGGGGCATACCGCCCATGCTACCCGCCAGGAAGCCATGGAAGAAACCCTGCGCATCCTGGATATTTACGCCAAATTCGCCGAAGAGTACATGGCAGTTCCAGTCATCAAAGGCATCAAGACGGAGAACGAACGCTTCGCCGGCGCCGACGAAACCTACTGCATCGAAGCCCTTATGCAGGATGGCAAGGCCCTGCAGGCCGGCACTTCCCATTTCCTGGGGCAGAACTTCGCCAAAGCGTTTGACGTAAAGTTCGTCACCGATAAAAACGAGGAGGAATTCGTCTGGGCGACCTCCTGGGGCGTCTCCACCCGCCTGATCGGCGGCCTGATCATGGCCCATTCCGACGACAGCGGCCTGGTGCTGCCGCCGAAGCTGGCCTCGACGCAGGTGGTCATCGTGCCCATCCCCAAGCCGTCTCCGGAGATCGGCGAGGTGGCCGGCAAGATCATGAAGGCCCTCAAGGATAAAGGCATCAGCGCCAAATACGACAAAGACGACCAAAAGCGGCCGGGCTTCAAATTCGCCGACCACGAGATGAAGGGCATCCCCGTCCGCCTGGGCATCGGCAACCGCGACTTGGAAAAAGGCCAGGTGGAAGTGGCCCGCCGCGACACCAAGGAAAAAAGCTTCGTGCCGCTGGACGGCGTGGCGGACTACGTCGCCCATCTGCTGGAAGACATACAGCAAAACCTCTTCAACCGGGCGAAGGCCTTCCGCGATGAACACACCACCAAAGTGGACAGCTTCGACGACTTCAAATCCATCGTCGATACGCCCAGGCCGGAATTGTCCGAATCCTGGGGCGGCGGTTTCATTTCCGCCCACTGGGATGGCACCACCGAAACGGAACTCAAGATCAAGGAACTGACCAAAGCTACCATCCGCTGTATCCCGCTGGATGCAGAGGAGGAGCCGGGGCAGTGCGTCCTGACGGGCAAGCCTTCGAAGCAGCGCGTGCTCTTCGCCAAGGCGTATTGA
- a CDS encoding rhomboid family intramembrane serine protease translates to MFFPIGDDQVKGGHFPALSYTFIALNIMVFLYQLQHPDALVGEFGSVPAETVRGEHLITLFTSMFLHGGWGHLIGNMVFLWVFADNIEATIGSVRFFLFYFLGGLAAHAAHIYFNWYSTVPTIGASGAIAAVMGAYLVMFPTSRIKVWFFFLIFRMPAIFFLGIWIAMQWMSGTASLEVNTAQSGGTAWWAHIGGFAFGVLAGFYFRFQYPSPREEQAYDYYSGGGYY, encoded by the coding sequence ATGTTTTTTCCCATTGGTGACGACCAGGTCAAAGGAGGGCACTTTCCGGCCCTGAGTTATACCTTTATCGCCCTGAATATCATGGTGTTTCTCTACCAGCTCCAGCACCCGGACGCGCTGGTCGGCGAATTCGGTTCGGTGCCGGCCGAGACGGTCCGGGGCGAGCACCTTATAACCCTCTTCACCAGCATGTTCCTGCACGGCGGCTGGGGCCACCTCATCGGCAACATGGTCTTCCTCTGGGTCTTTGCCGACAACATCGAAGCCACCATCGGCAGCGTGCGTTTCTTCCTCTTCTACTTCCTGGGCGGGCTGGCCGCCCACGCCGCCCACATCTACTTCAACTGGTACAGCACGGTGCCGACCATCGGCGCCAGCGGGGCCATCGCCGCCGTCATGGGCGCCTATCTGGTCATGTTTCCCACCTCCCGCATCAAGGTGTGGTTCTTCTTCCTCATCTTCCGCATGCCCGCCATCTTCTTCCTCGGCATCTGGATCGCTATGCAGTGGATGAGCGGCACGGCCTCCCTGGAGGTCAATACCGCTCAAAGCGGCGGTACCGCCTGGTGGGCGCACATCGGCGGCTTCGCGTTCGGGGTGCTGGCGGGGTTTTATTTTCGGTTTCAGTATCCGTCGCCCCGGGAAGAACAGGCGTATGATTATTATAGTGGGGGGGGGTATTATTAG
- a CDS encoding helix-turn-helix domain-containing protein, which translates to MPYPFFSQLKTLPSGLILEDSLRSETAPPKLMLTDFQLFGKSQVPGPGAILQQPIASTKKLTLQHHLNDITLCFAAGSRRLSRENRYSFKLEGFDREWSPFTSQDNARYTHLPHGNYTFRLKVDNNEIKAEERELTLQIVILPPWYATGWAFGLFALLAFSLFYAIYRILLSRQSASAQPRRSVTGESGIVPGLYGRTEGAATPPPEPNAPAGQGPRLPEGSGILNAILQDAENLSASDKDFLDDAYAVVKAHLSDTEFNLHVLCRKLGMARSPLHKRLKALTGRSTTRYIRAVRLYHARELLCQTSLPVSDVAYSAGFKDPNFFSTCFKDEFGLTPTNIRKKKQ; encoded by the coding sequence GTGCCTTATCCTTTTTTCTCCCAACTCAAGACCCTGCCGTCCGGCCTCATCTTAGAGGATAGCCTGCGCAGCGAAACCGCGCCGCCAAAACTGATGTTAACCGATTTTCAGCTATTCGGCAAAAGCCAGGTTCCCGGCCCTGGCGCCATCCTCCAACAGCCCATCGCTTCTACCAAAAAGCTTACGCTCCAGCATCATCTCAATGATATCACCCTATGCTTTGCCGCCGGGAGCCGCCGGCTGTCCAGGGAGAACCGCTATAGTTTTAAGCTGGAAGGCTTTGACCGGGAATGGAGCCCGTTCACATCTCAGGACAATGCCCGTTATACCCATCTCCCCCACGGGAACTATACTTTCCGGCTGAAAGTAGACAACAATGAAATCAAGGCAGAGGAGAGAGAGCTTACTCTTCAGATTGTCATTTTACCCCCCTGGTATGCCACCGGGTGGGCCTTTGGCCTTTTTGCGCTGCTGGCCTTTAGCTTGTTCTATGCCATATACCGCATCCTGCTCAGCCGCCAGTCGGCCAGTGCGCAACCCCGCCGCTCCGTTACCGGAGAGTCCGGCATTGTGCCGGGCTTGTACGGCAGGACGGAAGGGGCAGCAACTCCCCCTCCGGAGCCAAACGCGCCCGCCGGGCAAGGCCCCCGGTTGCCGGAGGGCTCCGGCATCTTGAATGCTATTCTGCAAGATGCAGAAAACCTCAGCGCCAGCGACAAAGATTTCCTGGATGACGCCTACGCCGTCGTCAAAGCGCACCTCTCCGATACCGAGTTCAACCTCCATGTCCTTTGCCGGAAATTGGGCATGGCCCGCAGCCCGCTGCACAAAAGGCTTAAAGCGCTTACCGGGCGCTCGACTACCCGGTATATACGCGCCGTCCGCCTTTACCACGCCCGGGAGTTGCTGTGCCAAACTTCCCTGCCCGTGTCTGATGTAGCGTACAGCGCAGGCTTCAAAGACCCCAACTTTTTTTCTACTTGTTTTAAAGATGAATTCGGGCTGACCCCCACCAACATTAGAAAAAAGAAACAATAG
- a CDS encoding metal-dependent hydrolase, with translation MDSLTQITLGAAVGEAVLGRKAGNRAMLWGAIGGTIPDLDVFANMVGDDMSALAFHRAITHSFAFAFITPLLLGWLVCRLYDDRKTFWPDFLKAWLALLLLIGVGTIFMPIPPLEVGQIALAVSTAILLFPALVWARRKLRKRKVKPEATQRDWTLLFFWSIFTHPLLDSCTTYGTQLFQPFWDYRVAFNNISVVDPLYTLPFLLFVIIVLTLNRKNRLRPVFNYIGIGISSAYMLFTFYNKVQVNRIFESSLQREGIAYERYMTSPTIFNNVLWQGVAEGDTAYYHGMYSILDSKPQVLSFAVIPKRHHLIEGHEEDRSIRILRWFSSGYYSILERPGGQLQFNDLRFGSINQSFDRPEDFVFHFMLEEKDGVYIARESWERDQDTGEAFNQLWERIKGK, from the coding sequence ATGGATTCACTGACACAGATCACCCTCGGCGCCGCGGTGGGCGAGGCGGTGCTGGGCCGCAAGGCAGGCAACCGCGCCATGCTCTGGGGCGCCATCGGCGGCACCATTCCCGACCTGGATGTATTCGCCAATATGGTGGGGGACGACATGAGCGCCCTGGCTTTTCACCGGGCCATCACGCACTCTTTCGCCTTCGCTTTCATCACGCCCTTGTTGCTGGGGTGGCTGGTGTGCCGCCTGTACGACGACAGAAAAACCTTCTGGCCGGATTTCCTGAAAGCCTGGCTGGCGCTTCTTCTGCTCATAGGAGTGGGCACCATCTTTATGCCCATCCCGCCTCTGGAGGTAGGGCAGATCGCCCTGGCAGTGAGTACCGCCATCTTGCTGTTTCCCGCGTTAGTATGGGCAAGGCGAAAACTGCGCAAGCGGAAAGTAAAACCCGAAGCCACCCAGCGCGACTGGACCCTGCTGTTTTTCTGGTCCATCTTCACGCACCCGCTGCTGGATTCGTGCACCACCTATGGCACTCAACTATTCCAGCCCTTCTGGGATTACCGGGTGGCGTTCAACAACATATCGGTAGTCGACCCCCTCTATACCCTGCCATTCCTTCTTTTTGTAATCATTGTGCTGACGCTGAACCGCAAAAACCGCCTGCGGCCGGTATTCAACTACATCGGTATCGGAATCAGTTCTGCCTATATGCTTTTTACCTTTTACAATAAGGTGCAGGTCAACCGGATATTCGAAAGTTCCCTGCAGCGGGAGGGCATCGCCTATGAGCGATACATGACCAGCCCGACGATCTTCAACAACGTCCTCTGGCAAGGCGTGGCCGAGGGCGACACGGCCTATTACCACGGCATGTATTCCATTCTGGACAGCAAGCCGCAGGTGCTCTCCTTCGCAGTCATACCCAAGCGGCACCATCTGATCGAAGGGCATGAAGAAGACCGCTCCATCCGCATCCTGCGGTGGTTTTCCAGCGGTTATTACAGCATTCTGGAACGGCCCGGCGGGCAGTTGCAGTTCAACGACCTGCGCTTCGGCTCCATCAACCAGTCTTTTGACCGGCCGGAGGACTTCGTTTTTCACTTTATGCTCGAAGAAAAGGATGGGGTATATATTGCCCGCGAGAGCTGGGAGCGGGACCAGGATACCGGGGAGGCGTTCAACCAGTTGTGGGAGCGGATTAAGGGGAAGTGA
- a CDS encoding molybdopterin molybdotransferase MoeA produces MIPIEEATKIVLNHSKSYGEEAVPLTEAIGRVLRQDILADRDFPPFNRVTMDGIAIRYNSFAGGQRKFPIEGMQAAGSPQRKLLNLDACLEVMTGAILPENTDTVIRYEDVNIEHGVARLQGNGIQKGQNAHLRAFDRKEGERIIKAGAIISPAEIGVAATVGLSSLKVAKLPTVAIISTGDELVEINETPEPHQIRSSNVYTIAAVLYGWGIRPDKLHIADDMDATRAKLSACLEQYDVLILSGGVSKGKFDYIPGALNALGMKKLLHKVKQRPGKPFWFGESPNGKVIFALPGNPVSAFMCTMRYIRPWLRKSLELNPLDYSHAVLAEDFKFKADLTYFLQVRTFFDTDTGRLMATPVEGHGSGDLANLVDADGFLELPREKDKFKKGKVFPLIFYR; encoded by the coding sequence ATGATTCCCATTGAGGAAGCGACCAAAATTGTCCTGAACCACAGCAAGAGCTATGGAGAAGAGGCGGTGCCCCTGACGGAGGCAATCGGCCGGGTACTGAGGCAGGATATTCTTGCCGACCGGGATTTCCCCCCTTTCAACCGCGTGACGATGGACGGCATTGCCATCCGCTACAATTCTTTTGCCGGCGGGCAGCGCAAATTTCCCATCGAAGGCATGCAGGCAGCAGGATCGCCCCAGCGCAAGCTCCTCAACCTCGACGCTTGCCTGGAAGTCATGACCGGGGCAATCCTCCCCGAGAACACGGATACGGTCATCCGGTATGAAGATGTAAACATAGAGCACGGGGTGGCCCGCTTGCAGGGCAACGGCATTCAGAAAGGGCAGAACGCTCACCTGCGCGCTTTCGACCGCAAGGAAGGCGAACGCATCATCAAAGCGGGCGCCATTATTTCTCCGGCCGAGATAGGCGTGGCCGCCACCGTGGGGCTATCCTCCCTGAAAGTGGCCAAACTGCCCACCGTGGCTATCATCTCGACCGGCGATGAACTGGTGGAGATCAACGAGACTCCGGAACCGCACCAGATCAGATCGTCCAATGTGTACACCATTGCCGCCGTCCTTTATGGCTGGGGCATTCGCCCGGATAAGCTGCATATCGCCGACGACATGGACGCCACCAGGGCAAAGCTGTCGGCCTGCCTGGAGCAATACGATGTGCTCATTTTGAGCGGCGGTGTTTCCAAAGGTAAGTTCGACTACATCCCGGGCGCGCTCAATGCCCTGGGAATGAAAAAGCTTCTCCACAAGGTGAAACAACGGCCCGGCAAGCCGTTCTGGTTCGGCGAGTCTCCCAACGGCAAAGTCATCTTCGCCCTGCCCGGCAATCCGGTGTCGGCTTTCATGTGCACCATGCGGTACATCCGCCCCTGGCTGAGGAAAAGCCTGGAACTGAACCCGCTGGATTATTCCCACGCCGTACTTGCGGAGGACTTTAAATTTAAAGCCGACCTGACCTACTTCCTGCAGGTGCGCACCTTTTTTGACACCGACACCGGCCGCCTGATGGCCACCCCGGTCGAAGGGCACGGCTCCGGCGACCTGGCCAACCTGGTCGACGCCGATGGTTTCCTGGAATTGCCCCGCGAAAAAGATAAATTTAAGAAAGGCAAGGTCTTTCCCCTTATCTTTTATCGTTGA
- a CDS encoding NTP transferase domain-containing protein — translation MPQEDQKHQKHAKLTRPGYGHFHRREWAILGTPCGNIKKLAYGIIDRLSDSYRVGYVDADHAGVEAEAAKEPESKSAMDHGARMEYIDKIGYHRLDFEAKLDSYQYRMYFNEQDAVIVNGNHFPARRQIVVIDPKKEGSLKRRIDQLTDVRLILLVEGVNEVYPWLREKLEGFSNIPLMKLQDEAGIAILIEKELAADKAPLYGLVLAGGKSERMGRDKGLIDYHGQPQREHLAEMLGRFCKETFISCRPDQAEQVEKPLPDTFTGLGPFGGILSAFREQPDAAWLVVACDLPLLDEYTISQLAGFRNPSKVATAFNSPASEFPEPLIAIWEPRSYPILLQFLAQGYSCPRKVLINSNVELLDAERPEALRNVNKPDEMEEVKAVINPKA, via the coding sequence ATGCCACAAGAAGATCAGAAGCATCAAAAACACGCCAAACTAACCCGCCCGGGCTACGGCCATTTTCACCGCCGGGAATGGGCCATCCTGGGCACCCCCTGCGGCAACATCAAGAAACTGGCCTACGGCATCATCGACCGCCTCAGCGACAGCTACCGGGTAGGCTATGTAGATGCTGACCACGCCGGCGTTGAGGCAGAGGCGGCCAAAGAGCCGGAAAGCAAGAGCGCCATGGATCATGGCGCCAGGATGGAATACATCGATAAGATCGGCTATCACCGCCTGGATTTTGAGGCTAAGCTCGACAGCTATCAATACCGGATGTATTTCAACGAACAGGATGCGGTGATCGTCAATGGCAACCACTTTCCCGCCCGCCGGCAGATCGTCGTGATCGACCCCAAAAAGGAGGGCTCCCTCAAGCGCAGGATAGATCAATTGACCGACGTGCGCCTCATTTTGCTGGTGGAGGGCGTCAATGAAGTCTACCCCTGGCTCCGGGAAAAACTGGAAGGCTTTAGCAACATTCCCCTGATGAAGTTGCAGGACGAAGCCGGCATCGCCATTCTGATCGAGAAGGAACTCGCCGCCGACAAGGCGCCCCTCTACGGGCTCGTGCTGGCCGGCGGCAAGAGCGAGCGCATGGGCCGGGACAAAGGCCTGATCGACTACCACGGCCAGCCTCAGCGGGAGCACCTGGCGGAAATGCTCGGCCGCTTTTGCAAAGAGACTTTCATTTCCTGCCGCCCCGACCAGGCGGAGCAGGTCGAAAAGCCGCTCCCTGATACCTTTACGGGCCTCGGGCCTTTCGGGGGCATCCTTTCGGCCTTTCGCGAACAGCCCGACGCCGCCTGGCTGGTCGTCGCCTGCGACCTGCCCCTGCTGGACGAGTATACCATTTCCCAACTGGCGGGTTTCCGCAATCCTTCCAAGGTGGCGACGGCCTTCAACAGCCCGGCCAGCGAATTTCCGGAACCCCTTATCGCCATCTGGGAACCCCGCTCTTACCCCATTCTGCTGCAATTCCTGGCCCAGGGCTATTCCTGCCCGCGCAAGGTGCTCATCAATTCTAACGTAGAACTGCTGGACGCCGAGCGCCCGGAAGCCCTGCGCAATGTGAACAAGCCCGATGAGATGGAGGAAGTCAAAGCAGTGATCAACCCCAAGGCCTGA
- the moaA gene encoding GTP 3',8-cyclase MoaA, whose amino-acid sequence MSNHTLFDNHGRQVNYVRLAVTDRCNLRCFYCMPEEGIKYVPREELLTYEEMLRLMHLLVGLGIEKLRITGGEPFVRRDMMDFLRELCRMDGLKKVNITTNGTLTAPLIPQLKQFGVHSVNLSLDTLDKERFFQITRRDEFDKVMATFHALLEYEIPTKINAVVMDGKNTEDILPMVELTKKHPVNVRFIEEMPFNGEGSNHSTLAWNYRKILSHIQSGYPGIEKIPDPPHSTSYNYRIPGHQGTVGIIAAYSRTFCGTCNRIRITPKGMLKTCLYDDGVFNIRNLLRAGATDEQVRETFLEALGNRAKDGWEAEKNRKFGLPIQESMSTIGG is encoded by the coding sequence ATGTCAAACCATACACTATTCGACAACCACGGCCGCCAGGTCAACTATGTGCGCCTGGCGGTGACCGACCGCTGCAACCTGCGCTGCTTCTACTGCATGCCGGAGGAAGGCATCAAATATGTGCCCAGAGAAGAGCTGCTGACCTACGAAGAAATGCTGCGGCTGATGCACCTGCTCGTGGGCCTGGGCATCGAAAAGCTGCGCATCACCGGCGGCGAGCCTTTCGTCCGACGGGATATGATGGATTTCCTGCGGGAGCTCTGCCGGATGGACGGCCTGAAGAAGGTGAACATCACTACCAATGGGACACTGACTGCACCGCTTATTCCACAACTGAAGCAGTTTGGCGTCCATTCGGTCAACCTCAGCCTCGACACGCTCGACAAAGAGCGCTTTTTTCAGATCACCCGCCGCGATGAGTTCGACAAGGTGATGGCAACCTTCCATGCTTTGCTGGAATACGAAATCCCCACCAAGATCAACGCCGTGGTAATGGACGGCAAGAATACAGAAGATATCCTGCCGATGGTGGAGCTGACGAAAAAGCACCCGGTCAACGTCCGGTTTATCGAGGAGATGCCGTTCAACGGCGAAGGCAGCAATCACTCCACGCTGGCGTGGAACTACCGGAAAATCCTTTCGCACATTCAGTCGGGTTATCCCGGCATCGAGAAAATACCCGACCCGCCTCATTCCACCTCTTACAACTACCGCATTCCAGGGCATCAGGGCACCGTCGGCATCATTGCGGCTTACAGCCGCACATTCTGCGGAACCTGCAACCGGATCAGGATCACGCCAAAGGGAATGCTCAAGACCTGCCTGTACGACGATGGCGTTTTCAACATCAGAAACCTCCTGCGGGCCGGCGCTACGGACGAACAAGTGCGGGAAACTTTCCTGGAGGCGCTTGGAAATCGGGCAAAAGACGGCTGGGAAGCCGAAAAAAACCGTAAATTTGGGCTGCCAATCCAGGAGTCGATGTCGACGATCGGAGGTTAG
- a CDS encoding ABC transporter ATP-binding protein has product MIEIRLKKQLTSGNGPLPLEIRLEIEPGEFLAITGPSGSGKTTLLRLLAGLMAADEGFIRFDGQVWLDTRQGINLRPQERNIGLVFQDYALFPNMTVRQNLEYALPKKQSQGIVDELMAITELAELGGAYPAKLSGGQQQRVALARALVRKPRLLLLDEPLSALDAGIRAKLQNYILRLHEAFQLTTVLVSHDYREIFKLASRVVALQQGQISQPDLPAAVLFSGGGEGDVRLNGEVLSIEEDGAGFAINVLIGYNVVRVPAMPRDIQHLQPGDGVTVSFQAFQAELVR; this is encoded by the coding sequence ATGATAGAAATCCGCCTAAAAAAACAATTGACGTCGGGCAACGGCCCGCTGCCGCTCGAAATCCGGTTGGAGATCGAACCGGGAGAATTTCTGGCCATCACGGGGCCTTCGGGCAGCGGGAAGACGACGTTGCTGCGCCTGCTGGCGGGCCTCATGGCGGCCGACGAGGGCTTCATCCGCTTTGATGGCCAGGTGTGGCTCGATACCCGTCAAGGCATCAACCTCCGCCCGCAGGAGCGCAACATCGGGCTGGTCTTTCAGGACTACGCCCTCTTTCCCAATATGACGGTCCGGCAAAACCTGGAATACGCTTTGCCTAAAAAACAGAGCCAGGGTATTGTCGATGAGTTGATGGCGATCACGGAGCTGGCGGAGCTGGGAGGAGCCTATCCCGCCAAGCTCTCCGGCGGCCAACAGCAGCGGGTAGCGCTGGCGCGGGCGCTGGTCCGCAAACCCCGGCTGCTGCTGCTCGACGAGCCGCTCTCCGCCCTGGATGCCGGCATCCGCGCCAAACTGCAAAACTACATTCTGCGGCTCCACGAGGCATTTCAACTCACCACCGTACTCGTCAGCCACGACTATCGGGAGATTTTCAAGCTGGCCAGCCGCGTCGTCGCCCTGCAGCAGGGGCAGATCAGCCAGCCCGACCTGCCGGCGGCAGTCTTGTTTTCCGGCGGCGGGGAAGGCGATGTGCGCCTGAATGGAGAAGTGCTGAGCATTGAGGAAGACGGCGCCGGCTTCGCCATCAACGTGCTGATCGGCTATAATGTGGTGCGGGTGCCGGCTATGCCCCGGGATATTCAACACCTGCAGCCGGGGGATGGGGTGACGGTTAGCTTTCAGGCGTTTCAGGCGGAGCTGGTGCGGTGA